From the genome of Pseudomonas sp. FP453:
CCGAGCCCAGCCAGACCCTGGTGTTCTACATGGGCCTGGCGAACCTGGCGCTGATCGCCGAACACCTGATGGCCGCCGGCTTGCCGGGCGATACGCCGGCGGCGCTGATCAGCAACGGTGCGCGGGCCGACCAGCACGTGGCCCGTGGCACCTTGCGCCAGTTGCCGACCCTGGCCGCCGACTGCGAACCCGGCGTGCCGACCCTGACGGTGATCGGCGCGGTGGTCGACCTGTTTGCCGACGCCGCCCTGCACTACCCGGCCAGCCTGTCGGCGCCCCGCGCAGCGGTGGCGCTATGAAACGCCTGTGGCTGCTGCCGTTGCTGTGGGCCAGCGCCGCCCATGGCACACCGGACGAGGACTACCAGCAGTATTGCGAGAGTTGCCATGGCCTCAATCGCATCGGCGCCAGCGGCCCGGCACTGCTGCCGGAAAGCCTCGGGCGGATCAAGCCACACGAGGTGCGAGAGGTCATCGCCCAAGGCCGCGCGGCCAGCCAGATGGCCGCCTTTGCGCCGCAACTGAGTGCGGCACGGATCGACGCCCTGGCGGACTTTCTGCAACAACCGCCGGTCACGCCAGTCAGTTGGGCGGCGCAAGACATCCGCAACAGCCACCGCCTGCTGGCCGACCTGCGCCAGTTACCGACAACCCCGCAACACCACGCCGACCCGCTCAACCTGTTTGTGGTGGTGGAGTCCGGCGACCATCACATCGACATCCTCGACGGTGATCGCTTCACCGTGCTTGACCGTTTCGCCAGCCACTTTGCCGTGCACGGCGGGCCCAAGTTCTCGCCGGATGGACGCTTCGTGTACTTCGCCTCGCGGGATGGCTGGATCAGCCTGTACGACCTGCACAACCTCACCCTGATCGCCGAGATCCGCGCCGGGCTCAACACCCGCAACCTCGCGGTGAGCAAGGATGGGCGCTGGGTGCTGGTGGGCAACTACCTGCCGGGCAACCTGGTGGTGCTCGATGCGCGGGATTTGTCGCTGGTCAAGACACTGCCCACCGGCTCACGGGTCAGCGCCGTGTACACCGCACCGCCGCGCAACAGTTTTGTCGTGGCGCTCAAGGACGTGAACGAGGTGTGGGAGCTGTCCTATGCCGCCCAAACGCCCAGCTTCGAACCCCGACGCATCGCGGCCCGTGACGTGCTGGATGACTTCTCGTTCACCCCGGATTACCGCCAGTTGCTCGCCACGTCACGCAAGGCCGGTGGCGGCCAGGTGATCGACCTGGATTCCGGTGCCGTGGTCACGGATATCCCACTGGCGGGCATGCCGCACCTGGGCTCCGGCACCTATTGGCGGCGCAATGGCCAGTGGGTGTTCGCCACGCCGAATATCAGCCAGGGGCAAATCAGCGTGCTCGACCCCAGCACCTGGAAGTTGATCAAACAGATCCCCACCCTGGGCCCGGGGTTTTTCATGCGCAGCCATGTCAACTCGCGCTATGTGTGGAGCGATGTGTTCTTCGGCCCGGACAACGATGCCATCCACTTGATCGACAAACAGACCCTGGAAATCGCCCACACCCTGCGCCCGGTACCGGGCAAGACCGCCGCCCATGTGGAATTCACCCGCGATGGGCGCTACGTGCTGCTGAGCATCTGGGCCAGCGACGGCGCACTGATCGTGTACGACAGCCAGACGCTTGAAGAGATCAAGCGCCTGCCGATGAACAAGCCGTCGGGCAAGTACAACGTGGGCAACAAGATTGAGTTTGCCGAGGGTACGTCGCACTGAGGCTTTGTTATTCACCAAGTCAAAAGAGCAAGACAATCTTCTGTGGCGAGGGAGCTTGCTCCCGCTCGACAGCGCAGCTGGAGCCGGCTTTTTTGGGCGTGCTACGCACTCCAGCGGGAGCAAGCTCCCTCGCCACAGCAAGCTCACTCACCACAGGAGTGTGTCGCCCAGGCTGATATGGTCACAGTCACCGTGCACCGTGAACCCTTCGCCGGTACGGCGCAGGTTGCCGCGCTCCTGGGCCTGGGTGAAGTCATCGTCACTGCGGGCAAACTGCCCCTGGCCGATGTAGTGGTAACCCGCCGCGGCCAG
Proteins encoded in this window:
- a CDS encoding nitrite reductase, coding for MKRLWLLPLLWASAAHGTPDEDYQQYCESCHGLNRIGASGPALLPESLGRIKPHEVREVIAQGRAASQMAAFAPQLSAARIDALADFLQQPPVTPVSWAAQDIRNSHRLLADLRQLPTTPQHHADPLNLFVVVESGDHHIDILDGDRFTVLDRFASHFAVHGGPKFSPDGRFVYFASRDGWISLYDLHNLTLIAEIRAGLNTRNLAVSKDGRWVLVGNYLPGNLVVLDARDLSLVKTLPTGSRVSAVYTAPPRNSFVVALKDVNEVWELSYAAQTPSFEPRRIAARDVLDDFSFTPDYRQLLATSRKAGGGQVIDLDSGAVVTDIPLAGMPHLGSGTYWRRNGQWVFATPNISQGQISVLDPSTWKLIKQIPTLGPGFFMRSHVNSRYVWSDVFFGPDNDAIHLIDKQTLEIAHTLRPVPGKTAAHVEFTRDGRYVLLSIWASDGALIVYDSQTLEEIKRLPMNKPSGKYNVGNKIEFAEGTSH